attggaGTAAGCGGTAAATTCAGCgattttcttgagaaaacgcgtaaaaaagcgaaaaaatccACATAATACAGAATAAAACATggcgatttttattttttataattttatatgCAATTTATGTACATTTTTATAGGTTTTCCGGGGTACTTTTCGAGGCTAAATCGCCGTCGGAGGTGTCCGTAGCTTCGAGAATTCGTCTAAATCGCTGTAAAGCTtctcttttttgatttccagCAGCAAATCCTGTCGCTCGTCGTCAGTTTCCACTCCGATTTCGCGTAGATCGTCATCTGACATCTCCACGAGCACtctgcctgaaaaaatta
The nucleotide sequence above comes from Caenorhabditis elegans chromosome III. Encoded proteins:
- the ave-1 gene encoding SAM domain-containing protein (Confirmed by transcript evidence), which gives rise to MTTNVQEVYHVVSHRPIYFWSANDVDQWLRRKRPRFALKYAHFFLRHNVTGRVLVEMSDDDLREIGVETDDERQDLLLEIKKEKLYSDLDEFSKLRTPPTAI